One window from the genome of Salvia miltiorrhiza cultivar Shanhuang (shh) chromosome 7, IMPLAD_Smil_shh, whole genome shotgun sequence encodes:
- the LOC130994168 gene encoding uncharacterized protein LOC130994168: protein MTVKYDSARLIEEKAEEVTVEVSGRKKVEKQKATSPATVTIPFPQRHKKERVKEQFSKFLEIFKKVHINISLVEALQEMPQYARFLKDIISGKKRLGEFETVNLNEECSAILQRKLLAKVKDPGSFTHSCIIGGQHFGRSFCDLGARINLMPLSIFQQLAIGELKHTSLRLQMADRTQVIRIHRKGAWLEKVEQGAAGRSTSCTSLLEEFAILSS, encoded by the exons atgacggTAAAGTATGATAGTGCACGGCTgattgaggaaaaagctgaggaggtcactgttgaggtttctggtaGAAAGAAGGTTGAAAAGcaaaaagctacttcgccagcaactgtgaccATACCTTTCCCTCAGCGCCATAAGAAAGAGAGGGTGAAAGAGCAGTTCTCCAAGTTCTTAGAGATCTTCAAGAAAGTGCATATTAATATTTCTTTGGTGGAAGCactgcaggagatgccgcagtatgctagattcctgaaggacattatctcgGGGAAGAAGAggctgggagagtttgagacggtgaatctcaatgaagaatgtaGCGCGATTCTACAGAGGAAGCTACTggcgaaggtcaaagatccgggtagTTTCACACattcctgcattattggaggccagcatttcggaaGGTCATTCTGCGACTTGGGGGCGCGCATAAATCTCATGCCTCTATCTATTTTTCAGCAACTGGCGATTGGGGAATTGAAACATACTTCTctgaggctgcagatggcggacag gacccaggtgatcaGAATTCACAGGAAGGGAGCATGGCTGGAAAAAGTGGAGCAGGGAGCAGCTGGTCGCAGCACTTCAtgtaccagcctccttgaaGAGTTTGCTATTCTGTCGAGCTAA